From the genome of Pelosinus fermentans DSM 17108:
CAAAAAGCTTGATCTCTTCCCTGGATCACAGCGTCGTAGAAACGAATATGCTGGTAAATGGCATGTATGACTTAATAATTGATCATCCAGTTACCATAAAGGTAATGATGATGCCTTTAGATGCTGATGCTAAAGAATTTGCAGCACAAGCAAAAGTATTGCCTGCTGATCCGGGTGAACATCGTTTGCGAGGAACATTTGAAGGCAAAGATCGATTGCTTGTTGGCAAACAAACCTACGATAGCAAGAAAAGTGGTACCGTTGCTCTTACTCTGGCGGATAATTACCTTGACCAATATGTCAGAGGCATTGATGCTACGGACGGTACGCCAACGCTGAACTATGGAAATTATGGTATTGTATATAAAATATACCTGCCTTCCACTTCCGGTGATGAAATATCTTACTATTTGAATCCTCGCGGAGGGGACTATGCAGGATGGCTAGGCTTAGAATATCGTCATCAGGATGTACATACGATCCCGACCCCCGCCGATGCAATGTCTTTTGGCGCTAACAAAATCAGTGAAAGTGCTTATCTTGGCACCTATGAAAGCGGCAAGTCCCTATGGATGACATTCAGCCCCCCAGGAGCTTCCAATCTGCCCATTAAATTAATACTGGCACCTGAAAAAATAAAATAATGATGAAATCCCTCCAAGAACGGCTGAATGCTTAGCCGTTCTTGGAGGGATTCTTTTAGGACGATGCAATTGCATAAATTCTAAAATGGATATACGAAAGTAAAGCAAAAATATTCCTGTGTTTTCATGAGAAATGCAACCTATTCTTTAATTCTAGGGTTTTAATATAACTTTAATACAATTATCAAGCCGATTATCAAATAAGTCATAGGCTTTCTTACCATCAGTAAGCGGCATGCGGTGGGTGATGATATCGGTAGCATCAAACTTTTCTTCTTTTATTAATTTTAAAATGGGATCTACGTAAGCATGAGCAGGGCACTGACCCATTTTCAAAGTTATGTTTCGTGAAAAAAAGTCTCCAAAAGGAAAATTGTTGTAACGCATTCCATAAACGCCTACTACAGATACTGTTCCACATTTTCTTACAGCTTGGGATGCAATCTCAAGAGCAGACTTTGAGCCACCTTGTAGCATTAACATAGTTTCAATTTCTTCAATTTTGGACATCACACCATCCATGCCTACGCAATCAATTACTACATCTGCTCCGCCATGAGTTATTTCCTTAATCGTTTCCCCTGTATTATCATATTCATTGAAATTTATTGTTTCTACATGATTAAATTTCTTAGCATGAGCAAGTCGATAACCAATATTATCTACAGCTATAATTCGGTTTGCTCCCATATAAGCAGCCCATTTCTGTGCGAGTAGACCAACTGGTCCGCAGCCTAAAATTACTACTGTGTCACCATTTTTTACACCACCATTTTCGACCCCCCAATAGGATGTCGGGAGGATATCTGTCAGGAAAAGTACCTGCTCGTCCGTAAGTTCTTCGGGAATGACTCTAGGACCTACATTGGCATAAGGAACTCTAAGGTATTCAGCCTGGCCTCCGTCATAGCCTCCCATAAGATCGCTATAACCAAAGAGTGCACCGACCTCACCATGTTCGTTGGAATTATCACATTGACTCCATAAACCATGATTACAATAGGAGCAATGACCACAGGCTATAGGAAAAGGAACAATGACTCGATCACCCTTTTTAACCTTTTTGACATCTTTGCCAACTTCTTCAACAATACCCATAGCCTCATGGCCAATAACAAAACCCTTGGGTAATTTGGGAATTCTTCCACGAATGAGATGTAAATCAGAACCACAAATGGTGGTAGAGGTAACTTTTACGATAATATCATCATTTTTTTCAATCTTTGGATCGTCTACATTGTCGACTTGTATATCTCTAATTCCTTGGTAGGTAATGGCTTTCATTTTAGCGCTCCTTTAAGGTAAATTATATGATTAGTTTCTCAAGCCTATCGTAATCTATGTATTAAAAGACTCACTACATTCTATAAAGTGAATTTAAAAGTAACCAAGAGGGCAGTTGCCGTCTTGGTTACAATTTTGCTTATTACTGAATAAGAGGATTGGGAGATTTTGGAGGATTGGCATTAGGATCTGGATTTTGAAAAGCTGGTGGCTGAGGATTCTTAATATCAAAGTACTTTCCAGGGGTGGACAGATCAAAATAGAGTCGTGCATTTTCATCTACACCCCAGTCTTTAGTGGAACCGGTTCCCTGTATTTGATTAAATGCTTGTCGGAATAAGGTGTTATGAGCTTCTTCTCGATTAAGTAGAAAGTCAATGGTATTTCTGACATGTTGATCTTCAATTTGGCGATAAAGATATTCATAAACAACTTTAGCTCGCTGCTCTGCTGCAATATTTGATAACAGATCTGCTGCCAAATCTCCTGTGACATTTACATAGGCGGCAGTCCAAAGGTAACCTGAGGCATTTGCCATTAAGGGATTTAGTCCAGTTAGAACGTGACTTTGAATGTGCCCTGCTTGTACGCCTTCTGTATCCAAATCATGACCGTTCAATAAATTTATAGTTGTTGCTACCATTTCCATATGACTTAATTCCTCAGAAGCGATATCCATAAATAAGTCTTTTATGGCTACGTCTTTAATTCGAAAACTTTGAGCCATATATTGCATTGCTGCTTTCATTTCTCCTTGGGGACCACCTAATTGCTCCGTTAGCATGGCTGCATAAGTGGGGTTTGCTTTTTCTACTCGAACATTTTGTAGAAGCTGTTTATCATGTTTAAACATTGATGCATCTCCTTAGTTGTTATTATTTATTTAATAGTAGTATGACTAATAATTTCTTTAATAATACAATACGTTAATCGTAATTTGGAACCTAAATTAGAAGAGTAAATATAAATAGTGTGTGCAAAATTCCTTGAATATAAAATTACAATTTAGATGAATACTAGTAATAAAGTTATTTTCTACGTAAAGCTAGTGTTGTAAGCATATGGAAGGTAAAACACATTTCTACGGAGAGATCACAATTTAATCATTTAATATTCTTTCATCGAAGGTTAAATCCTTAATATTCATAAACATAAATAAGGGGGAATCGTAATGTCAAATGAAACGTTGATAAAAAGCACCGATCAGACGAGCCGTGGTGATGTAGAATCAATTGACGGAAAAGGTGATGCCAGCGGTACAAATGATCCCAATCGTCATTTTGATGTTCACCAGAATTCAAAAAAATACTATGATATTGAAAAATCACCTAAATCGATGGAGCAAGTACATGAGTGGCAGCGTCAGCATATTCAGACACATGATCAAGGTAAAGAGGGGTATCCGCTAAATGTTATTGTGGATCCTGCAATGCGCGAAATGTATCAGCACGTTCATGCGCAAGGACTGACGAATGTTTTTGATCGATTCGAACAGCAAGAACGGATTCGCTGTAATTTTTGTACATCGGGTTTATCCTGCCAATTATGTGCCAACGGCCCCTGCCGCATCAATGCAAAAACGCCGCGTGGTAATTGCGGTGTTGATGCAGATGTAATGGTTGCAAGAAACTTTGTTTATCGCCACGTAACAATTGGGACATCTGCCAATATTTTTCATGCACAACAAGCTGCTCGTACCTTGAAGGCAGCTGCTGAAAAGCCAGAGAGTGGCTTAAGAATTCGTGATAAAGAAAAGCTGCTTAAATATGCTGAGATGGCTGGCTTAGATAGTCACGAAGATGTTAGCAGAGTAGCAATTAATTTTGCCAACTGGGTACTTGAAGATATGGGCAGACCTTATTGGGAAGAGTCGTCAATGACAAAAGCTTTCGCTCCTCCAAAACGACAGGAATTATGGCGCAAATTAAAATTATTCCCTGGTGGTGGGTTTAGCGAAATTGCATTTGCCCAGACAAAATGTATGACAAATCTTAACGCTGACCCAGTTGATTTCTTACTTACTTCAGTACGTCTAGGTATTGCAAATGAATACCAAGGATTGTTCGCTCTTGATATACTGCAAGAAATATTAATGGGCACTCAAAAAATAAGAACTGCAAAGCAAAATATGGGACTACTCGATAAAAATATGGTAAATATTATTTCCAATGGGCACATGCCTCTTACAGCTCATATTGTTATTGAACTCGCTTCCACTCCGGAATGGCAAGAAAAGGCACGCAAGGCAGGGGCAACTGGTCTTCAAATACTCGGGCATGTTTGTGAAGGCCAACAGTTACTTAATTATGAGGATACAGGAAAAATGAGTGCATATGGTGGACAGGAAGGCGAATGGCTATCAGAAGAGTACTTGTTTGCAACTGGAGCCGTTGATTTATTCATGTTTGATTATAACTGTACGATTCCAACCCTCCCGCTGTATGCTAAACGATTTGGTACTACAATGGTTAGTACTCATGAAGTCATTCGTATGCCAGATACACAAGTGGTAGAGTTTAAGCCGGAAGAGATGCGTACACAGGCTGCAAAAATTCTGGATATGGCAATAGAAGCTTATTCGAAACGTAAAGCAGAAAATAGAGAAGTGTATATTCCGCCACATGTGTCTAATTGTATGATAGGATTTAGTACAGAGTCAGTGAAGGCAGCTCTGGGTGGTTCATGGAAGCCCCTTATTGATGCCATTGTCGAAGGGAAAATTCGAGGTATTGCTACGATAGTAGGCTGTACAACGGCTCGTTATGGGCAAGGTGGCAGTAATATATTCCGGATAACCAAAGGTCTTATTGAAAAAGATATTTTAGTATTATCTGGGGGCTGTACTTCATCTGTTATGCAGTATACTGGACTTGCTGATCCAAGCGCAGCAGAAGAAGCTGGATCTGGGTTAAAGGCAGTTTGTAAGGCATTAGGAATCCCGCCAGTGCTCTCCTATGGCGCATGTGTAGATATAGGGAAAATGACCCAGACCGCTAAGGAAATTGCTGATGCGTTAGATGTAGATACCAATATGTTGCCGATTGTCATTGGTGCACCAGAATACTTAGAGCAAAAAGCAGTTGCAGATGCTTGTACGGCTATTGCTCTTGGCTGGCTAGTCCACGTGGCACCTGTTCCCTCTGTAACAGGTAGTGACCTAGTAGTAAAAACATTAACAGAAACAACGGAAACATTAGGATTAGGAAAACTCACAGTGGAGACTAATGCAGACAAAACGGTGCAAATTTATGTAGATCATATAGAAAAAAAGCGTAAAGAACTTGGAATATAATTAGTATGAAAATTACCAAATTAAAAATTATAAAATACTAAGATGAGGACTAAAAGGAGGTATTTATTATGACTGAAAATCGTTCAAAAGAAAAGTTTCAAGCAAATCCCATTGAGCGGCATGAGACTGCGGCTTGGCGCGGACATATCGAAAAAACGAAGCCCGAGTCAAATGTTCCTGTTCCCAGCGAGGAGTCCGTGGCTGAGGCCAGGGAATGGGTAAATACGAATTCCTTATCCTAATTTCCTAAAGTGAATGCAGGGGTATCTCAAATATTGAGACACCCCTGCTTTTTTTTAATATTGCATTTCTGCGAGACGCTTTAAGGTAAGATATTTTTCCTGGGCATGTTTTTCTGCAGTTGCAAACATCCCATCCGCAATTTCCGGGAAAGTGGTCTTGAGTGAGGAGTAACGAATTTCTCCCTTTAAGAAATCTTGGAAGGAAGCGGTTGGTTCCTTGGAATCGAGTACGAAAGGATTTTTTCCTTGATCTTTAAGTCGGGGATCGTGACGCCAGAGATGCCAGTAGCCAGCTTCAACGGCTTTTTTCATCTCATGAATACTCGTGCCCATACCGGTTTTAATCCCATGGTTTACGCAAGAAGCATAAGCAATAATGAGGGACGGTCCTTTGTAACTTTCCGCTTCAGTAATTGCTTTAAGAGTTTGATTCATGTTGGCCCCTATGGCGATTTGGGCGACATAAACGTAGCCGTATGTTGTAGCCATAAGCCCGAGATCTTTTTTGCGAATTTTCTTCCCGGCGGCTGCGAACTTTGCAATGGCTGCTGTCGGTGTAGCCTTTGAGGCTTGGCCGCCTGTGTTAGAATAAACCTCTGTATCCATAATGAAAATGTTTACATCATCTCCACTGGCGATGACATGGTCCAATCCGTTATAACCAATATCGTAAGCAAAGCCATCCCCGCCAAGAATCCAGACGGAAGGTTTCACGAGATAATCTTTTCGGGCCATAATTTCGGATAGAATCGGATTGCCGGAGACGGTTTCCTTTTTCATCTCTTCAAGTACTTTGGCTGCAGCTTTTTTAGACCCCGCACCATCCTCCATATTGTCAAGCCATTCCTGGAAGGACTGCTTCAAGTTTTCGTTGATTGAACTCTTTAACCCCTGGTGCATGAGATCGGCAACTTTCTCGCGAATTTGGTTTGAACCAAGATACATGCCGTAGCCGAATTCGGCATTATCTTCAAATAGGGGATTCATCCAGGCTGGTCCTCTTCCGTCAGCATTCGTTGTATAAGGAATGGATGGGGAACTGCCGCCCCAAATCGAAGAACAGCCTGTAGCATTGGCAATCAGCATGCGATCGCCATATAATTGTGTGAGGAGTCTCACATATGGAGTCTCACCGCAGCCTGGGCAAGCTCCGTTAAATTCAAGAAGGGGCCTAGCAAGCTGGCTGCCAAAGAGAGTATTTTTTTCCATTAAATCTGATTTTTCCGTTACCCTCATAGCAAATTCCCAGTTTTCCGATTCCATCTCAATTTCATGGTCTGCTGGCTTCATAATAAGCGCTTTTCCCGGTGCCGGACATATATCGGCACAGTTGCCGCATCCGGTACAATCAAGAGGAGCAACTTGAATGCGGTAATGATATCCTTCGAGTTTTTTGTTTTTGGGTTCCTTCGTCTTAAAAGTCTCAGGAGCTTTTCCCTTTTCGTCATCATTTAAGAGGAAAGCTCGGATGGTCGCATGGGGACATACATAGGCACATTGATTACATTGAATACATTTATCAATTTGCCATTCAGGAAGATAAACGGCAATTCCTCTTTTCTCGTATTTTGTTGTACCAAGGGGATGCGTTCCATCCTCCATGCCAACAAAGGCGCTGACCGGAAGGTCGTCCCCGTCGTGGCTAGCCATGGGACGCTGAATGTTTTTAACGAAATCAGGTTCATCTTTTACGGGCAAATCTTCATCTTTAGCATTAGCCCAAGAAGCAGGAACTTTAACATGGTGCAATCCATCAACGCCACGGTCGACAGCCTTTTGGTTCATCGCAACAATATTAGCACCTTTTTTGCCGTACATTTTTTCGATGGAATCCTTTAGGTACTTAATGGATTCTTCGACGGGTATGACGTTCGCTAATTTAAAGAAAGCTGCCTGCATGACCATATTAATGCGGCCGCCGAGTCCAATTTCTTCCGCAATGGATATTGCATCTATAGTATAGAAGTTGATATTGTTTTTCGCGATATAGCGTTTGAAGAGGGCTGGTAGATGGTCTTCCAGTTCTTCTGACCCCCAAGGGCAGTTAAGTACAAAGTTACCATTCTTTTTAAGCCCTTTAAGCAGGTTGTAATGATAAAGAAATGATCGGTTATGGCAGGCAATATAGTCGGCATCGGATACTAAATAGGAGGATTTGATTGGTTTTTTACCAAAACGTAAATGAGATATTGTTGTACCGCCGGATTTCTTACTGTCGTATTCAAAGTATCCTTGTGCATAAAGGTCGGTATTGTCTCCGATAATTTTGATCGCTGTTTTATTGGCGCCAACAGTACCATCAGACCCAAGACCCCAGAATTTACAACTAATCGTGCCCTCAGGAGTAGTATCTACCGACTCTTTTATCGCCAGGGAGGTGTGGGTGACATCGTCGACAATTCCAACTGTGAAGTGATCTTTAGGTTGGCTTTGTTTCAGATTCTCATAAACAGCAAGGATGTGACTGGGTGTGGTATCTTTTGATCCAAGGCCGTATCTCCCGCCAACTATCACTGGTTTTATGGGTTCATGATTAAACATCTGGAGCACATCAAGATAGAGCGGTTCACCAGTTGCTCCAGGTTCTTTGGTGCGGTCAAGGACAGCAATTTTCTTCACAGACTTAGGCAAAATCGCAAAAAAATATTTCTTAGAAAACGGACGGTATAAGTGAACTTTGAGCAGTCCAACTTTTTCGCCTTTTGCTCGCATGTAATCGATGGTTTCTTCCGTTGTATTGCAAACTGAACCCATGGCCACGATTACGTTCTCAGCTTCGGTATCTCCGTAGTACTCGAAGGGGTGGTATTCGCGACCGGTAATCTTCTTAAATTCTTGGAAGTAGTTTTCCACAATGTCAGGAATCGCTTCGATAAAAGGATTAGAGGCCTCGCGATTTTGGAAATAAATATCGGGGTTTTCCGCAGTGCCCCTTAATACGGGGTGTTCAGGATTCAAGGCCCGATTTCTGAATTCTTCAATTGCTTTATGATCGACAAGTTTCGTAATCGCGTCAGCAGGTGTGACTTCAATTTTCTGGATTTCATGAGATGTTCTAAATCCGTCAAAGAAATGTAAGAATGGTACCCTGGACTTGATTGCAGAAAGATGCGCAATATAACCAAGATCCATAGCTTCTTGAACGTCGTTAGAGCAAAGCAAGGTAAAACCGGTTTGCCGGCAGGCGTTAATATCTTGGTGATCGCCGAAAATTGACAAAGCATGTGATGCTAGGGCACGGGCGGTTACGTGAAAAACTGCCGGTACCAGATTACCCGCCATTTTATACATCTCAGGAACCATCAAGAGTAACCCTTGGGAAGACGTATACGTTGTTGTGAGGGCTCCTGCCTGAAGTGAGCCATGAACTGCTGCTGAGGCACCTGACTCAGATTGCATCTCTACAACTTTTACAGGTTGGTCAAACAAGTTCTTCTTGCCGTGAGCTGATGCTTCATCAACCCCTTCGGCCATCGGTGATGAGGGTGTAATCGGAAAAATGATTGCAACCTCAGTAAGGGCGTAAGAGGCTTCAGCAGCCGCCTGATTGCCATCCATTGTTTTCATTGTTTTTGCCATACTAGAGCCACCTTTGCTACAAGAATATTTCCTGTTTAGTATTTGGAGTTTACTGATCTTCATACATTTGATTGCACTGGAGAAGAAGGATTCACAAAACTTAAAAAGTTATCCACAGCTATCCACATACTATTCACAGGTTTATCCACAGAAAAGCCATCTACCTCATTACGGTAGACGGCTTTTCTGGATAAGTAACTATTTATTCTTTAAAATTTTTTAATATAAGGTGATGTTATTGCTGTGGTACTGAAGAATAGCCATATTGGACTGGTATCATCTGTTGCTGTGCCATTGAAAATCCATATTGGCCGGTTCCCTTGCTGTGGCGGCATAGAAATTGTTGCTACTCCAGGACACATGCCAGGGCATATCTCCATTTATCTGGAAGAGAATAAAACACTAATAACGGGAGATGCATTAGTACTAGAAAATGGTGAGCTAATTGGTGCAAATCCTCAACACACTTTAGATATGGCAACTGCAAAAAAATCAATCAAGAAGTTATTAAATTATGAAATAGATAGGCTAATATGTTATCATGGTAGCGTATACGAAAAAGATGTTAAAGAATCCTTGAAAAAATTTATATAAATCAATGGGCAACTTCTCTTTTAGTTGACATATCGATAGAAAAACAAACAAACAAACAAACAAACAAGGAACCTGTCCCCTGTCCCATTTTATACTCTCAGCCTAGATTCGAAAGCCACTTTGCTTAATTAAATTGAGTGAGATGGCTTTTTTTGTTTGAATTAAAAGGAATTTTAAAACTTTTGGATAATAAAGACAATAAATGTAATATGTTATCTTTAAAGTAAAAAAATAACAATTTAATGAAGGGAGAGTTATGAAAAAGAAAGTATTGATTTCGTTATTAGCTTTATATTTATTACTTATTTCAATTATTATAGGAGGCTGCACCATGAGCGAGTCTAAAACGGTAGCAACAACTAAAAAATATCCAGATAGACCAATTACCATAATTGTTCCTACTAGCGCTGGGGGAGCTTATGATTTGATACCCCGAGCGTTAGAAAGAACTGCCAATCAACATTTGGGTCAACCCCTAATTGTTGTCAACAAGCCCGGAGGAGCAGGCAATATAGGGTGGAATGAATTGGCTGGTGCTACTCCGGATGGCTATACTATAGGGGTTACTGGAATTGAGATGATATTACAGCCTCTTTACAGCCCGGGCAAATATAATTATCCTACTGCCTTAGAACCACTTGTACAGGTTTCCTCTTTTCCAATGGTGCTTGCAGTACAGGCAAATCAACCATGGGAAAATCTTGATGATTTAGTTAAATACGCAGGGCAGCATCCCGGAGAAATAAAGATTGGTAAC
Proteins encoded in this window:
- a CDS encoding zinc-dependent alcohol dehydrogenase, coding for MKAITYQGIRDIQVDNVDDPKIEKNDDIIVKVTSTTICGSDLHLIRGRIPKLPKGFVIGHEAMGIVEEVGKDVKKVKKGDRVIVPFPIACGHCSYCNHGLWSQCDNSNEHGEVGALFGYSDLMGGYDGGQAEYLRVPYANVGPRVIPEELTDEQVLFLTDILPTSYWGVENGGVKNGDTVVILGCGPVGLLAQKWAAYMGANRIIAVDNIGYRLAHAKKFNHVETINFNEYDNTGETIKEITHGGADVVIDCVGMDGVMSKIEEIETMLMLQGGSKSALEIASQAVRKCGTVSVVGVYGMRYNNFPFGDFFSRNITLKMGQCPAHAYVDPILKLIKEEKFDATDIITHRMPLTDGKKAYDLFDNRLDNCIKVILKP
- a CDS encoding manganese catalase family protein; amino-acid sequence: MFKHDKQLLQNVRVEKANPTYAAMLTEQLGGPQGEMKAAMQYMAQSFRIKDVAIKDLFMDIASEELSHMEMVATTINLLNGHDLDTEGVQAGHIQSHVLTGLNPLMANASGYLWTAAYVNVTGDLAADLLSNIAAEQRAKVVYEYLYRQIEDQHVRNTIDFLLNREEAHNTLFRQAFNQIQGTGSTKDWGVDENARLYFDLSTPGKYFDIKNPQPPAFQNPDPNANPPKSPNPLIQ
- the cooS gene encoding anaerobic carbon-monoxide dehydrogenase catalytic subunit, which encodes MSNETLIKSTDQTSRGDVESIDGKGDASGTNDPNRHFDVHQNSKKYYDIEKSPKSMEQVHEWQRQHIQTHDQGKEGYPLNVIVDPAMREMYQHVHAQGLTNVFDRFEQQERIRCNFCTSGLSCQLCANGPCRINAKTPRGNCGVDADVMVARNFVYRHVTIGTSANIFHAQQAARTLKAAAEKPESGLRIRDKEKLLKYAEMAGLDSHEDVSRVAINFANWVLEDMGRPYWEESSMTKAFAPPKRQELWRKLKLFPGGGFSEIAFAQTKCMTNLNADPVDFLLTSVRLGIANEYQGLFALDILQEILMGTQKIRTAKQNMGLLDKNMVNIISNGHMPLTAHIVIELASTPEWQEKARKAGATGLQILGHVCEGQQLLNYEDTGKMSAYGGQEGEWLSEEYLFATGAVDLFMFDYNCTIPTLPLYAKRFGTTMVSTHEVIRMPDTQVVEFKPEEMRTQAAKILDMAIEAYSKRKAENREVYIPPHVSNCMIGFSTESVKAALGGSWKPLIDAIVEGKIRGIATIVGCTTARYGQGGSNIFRITKGLIEKDILVLSGGCTSSVMQYTGLADPSAAEEAGSGLKAVCKALGIPPVLSYGACVDIGKMTQTAKEIADALDVDTNMLPIVIGAPEYLEQKAVADACTAIALGWLVHVAPVPSVTGSDLVVKTLTETTETLGLGKLTVETNADKTVQIYVDHIEKKRKELGI
- a CDS encoding CDIF630_02480 family spore surface protein; the protein is MTENRSKEKFQANPIERHETAAWRGHIEKTKPESNVPVPSEESVAEAREWVNTNSLS
- the nifJ gene encoding pyruvate:ferredoxin (flavodoxin) oxidoreductase gives rise to the protein MAKTMKTMDGNQAAAEASYALTEVAIIFPITPSSPMAEGVDEASAHGKKNLFDQPVKVVEMQSESGASAAVHGSLQAGALTTTYTSSQGLLLMVPEMYKMAGNLVPAVFHVTARALASHALSIFGDHQDINACRQTGFTLLCSNDVQEAMDLGYIAHLSAIKSRVPFLHFFDGFRTSHEIQKIEVTPADAITKLVDHKAIEEFRNRALNPEHPVLRGTAENPDIYFQNREASNPFIEAIPDIVENYFQEFKKITGREYHPFEYYGDTEAENVIVAMGSVCNTTEETIDYMRAKGEKVGLLKVHLYRPFSKKYFFAILPKSVKKIAVLDRTKEPGATGEPLYLDVLQMFNHEPIKPVIVGGRYGLGSKDTTPSHILAVYENLKQSQPKDHFTVGIVDDVTHTSLAIKESVDTTPEGTISCKFWGLGSDGTVGANKTAIKIIGDNTDLYAQGYFEYDSKKSGGTTISHLRFGKKPIKSSYLVSDADYIACHNRSFLYHYNLLKGLKKNGNFVLNCPWGSEELEDHLPALFKRYIAKNNINFYTIDAISIAEEIGLGGRINMVMQAAFFKLANVIPVEESIKYLKDSIEKMYGKKGANIVAMNQKAVDRGVDGLHHVKVPASWANAKDEDLPVKDEPDFVKNIQRPMASHDGDDLPVSAFVGMEDGTHPLGTTKYEKRGIAVYLPEWQIDKCIQCNQCAYVCPHATIRAFLLNDDEKGKAPETFKTKEPKNKKLEGYHYRIQVAPLDCTGCGNCADICPAPGKALIMKPADHEIEMESENWEFAMRVTEKSDLMEKNTLFGSQLARPLLEFNGACPGCGETPYVRLLTQLYGDRMLIANATGCSSIWGGSSPSIPYTTNADGRGPAWMNPLFEDNAEFGYGMYLGSNQIREKVADLMHQGLKSSINENLKQSFQEWLDNMEDGAGSKKAAAKVLEEMKKETVSGNPILSEIMARKDYLVKPSVWILGGDGFAYDIGYNGLDHVIASGDDVNIFIMDTEVYSNTGGQASKATPTAAIAKFAAAGKKIRKKDLGLMATTYGYVYVAQIAIGANMNQTLKAITEAESYKGPSLIIAYASCVNHGIKTGMGTSIHEMKKAVEAGYWHLWRHDPRLKDQGKNPFVLDSKEPTASFQDFLKGEIRYSSLKTTFPEIADGMFATAEKHAQEKYLTLKRLAEMQY
- a CDS encoding MBL fold metallo-hydrolase, encoding MVLKNSHIGLVSSVAVPLKIHIGRFPCCGGIEIVATPGHMPGHISIYLEENKTLITGDALVLENGELIGANPQHTLDMATAKKSIKKLLNYEIDRLICYHGSVYEKDVKESLKKFI